In Vanessa atalanta chromosome 3, ilVanAtal1.2, whole genome shotgun sequence, one genomic interval encodes:
- the LOC125077327 gene encoding cysteine desulfurase, mitochondrial has protein sequence MFRVIKNISPIVSRNLLQRYPQKVNAVLMVIQDKRFLSDSANERFALKHEEIGRPLYFDAQATTPVDPRVLDAMLPFLVNYHGNPHSRTHAYGWESEAGVENAREQVANLIGADPKEIVFTSGATESNNISVKGVAHFYAPRKKHIVTTQIEHKCVLDSCRALEGEGFKITYLPVGPNGIINLSDLEEALTPETSLVSIMTVNNEIGVMQPIADIGAMCKKKKIFFHTDAAQAIGKVPIDVNSMNIDLMSISGHKIYGPKGVGALYIRRRPRVRVEPIQSGGGQERGMRSGTVPTPLVVGLGAACDLAKREMAYDHAWMQKLADRFLDKIYSKLTHVIRNGDPKFTYPGCLNLSFAYVEGESLLMALKDVALSSGSACTSASLEPSYVLRAIGTDEDLAHSSIRFGLGRFTTLEEVDYTAEKTIRHVERLREMSPLWEMVQDGVDIKTIQWSQH, from the exons ATGTTTcgggttattaaaaatatttcgccAATTGTTTCTAGAAACTTATTACAAAGATATCCCCAAAAAGTAAATGCAGTTCTGATGGTTATACAAGACAAACGTTTCTTATCAGATTCcg caaATGAAAGATTTGCTCTTAAACACGAGGAGATTGGACGTCCCCTCTATTTCGACGCACAAGCAACAACCCCtgtt gACCCCAGGGTACTGGATGCAATGCTGCCATTCTTGGTAAATTATCATGGCAATCCACATTCTCGTACACACGCTTATGGATGGGAAAGTGAAGCAGGAGTAGAAAATGCAAGAGAGCAAGTAGCTAATCTTATCGGCGCTGATCCAAAAGAAATAGTGTTTACTTCTGGAGCAACTGAATCTAATAACATATCTGTTAAGGGAGTAGCTCACTTCTATGCTCcaagaaaaaaacatattgtaacGACACAAATT gAACATAAATGCGTACTGGACTCTTGTCGAGCATTAGAAGGAGAAGGgttcaaaataacatatttgccAGTGGGTCCTAATGGTATCATTAATTTAAGTGATCTTGAAGAGGCACTGACACCTGAAACAAGCTTAGTTTCAATAATGACTGTAAACAATGAAATTG GAGTGATGCAACCCATTGCCGACATAGGTGCAATGTGTAAgaagaaaaagattttttttcatactgATGCAGCTCAAGCAATCGGCAAAGTACCTATAGATGTAAATAGTATGAATATTGATCTCATGTCAATATCTGGCCATAAAATATATGGGCCTAAAGGTGTTGGAGCCTTGTATATAAGGCGTCGGCCAAGAGTACGAGTCGAACCAATTCAAAGTGGTGGAGGGCAGGAGAGAGGAATGAGAAGTGGAACAGTCCCTACACCTTTAGTTGTGGGATTAG GTGCAGCGTGTGATTTGGCAAAACGTGAAATGGCCTATGATCATGCTTGGATGCAGAAGTTGGCAGATAGATTTTTAGACAAAATCTATTCAAAATTGACACATGTGATAAGAAATGGAGATCCTAAGTTTACATATCCAGGATGCCTTAATTTATCATTTGCATATGTTGAAG GTGAGTCCTTACTAATGGCATTAAAAGATGTGGCTTTATCAAGTGGATCAGCATGCACTTCAGCATCTCTGGAACCCTCTTATGTGTTAAGAGCTATTGGAACAGATGAAGATTTGGCACATAGTTCTATAAG ATTTGGACTAGGAAGATTTACTACATTAGAAGAGGTAGATTATACAGCTGAAAAGACAATTCGACATGTAGAACGACTAAGAGAGATGAGCCCACTTTGGGAGATGGTTCAAGACGGAGTTGacataaaaacaattcaatggTCCCAGCACTAG